CGGTGACTAACCCTTCTATCCCCTGTCCACAGGGAAGATCTTGGCATTTCCGGACATGTTTTCTCCACGCTCCTGTCTGCTTGTGTATTCACGTCTAACTCCTCCAAGAGAAAATGGCATATATGGATACATCGAAAAAGCATCTGGTATCTAATACTCTCGTATCCtgtctccttctcttcatcacatCCTCCTTCCTTAACCTCTTCCCCCACGCACCTCTCTCCGTGTCCACATCCCCACTCTCTGCCCAGCTTCACCCAACTAGCAGCCTCTGGGATTCTAGCAAGTAGAATCTCACCCTCATACAAAGACTGAGCCTCACAGTCTTCCTCGATACCACGGGGCTTCCCGCCCCTTTGTAGTCATTGACGGggctgcttctgctgacGGGATGCTTCCACATCATTGCGCAAGCTGCCGTCGCTAACAGACGATAGGTCCAAGTACGCACCAAAAATGCGCTGCTCGATGTCCATATCCTTCCAGCTGACGCCGTGCTGTTTGCGCGCCTGTCGGCGGTAGAAGAGACGTTTGCACCACTTCCACGTCTCAACCCCCGCAAAGAACAGCGCGGCAGCGACGAACACAATGCCCCATTCCCAACTAATGCCTTTGTGTTTGAAGACCTTGGTATTGATGACCGGGATATAGAGCACGGGAAAGAGTGTCACAAAACCGAGCATAACAGCCCAGAAAAGGAACTGGTTGCGCCAGACATCGTGGGCCCACTGCGTAAAGTACTTCTTAGAGTCGGGCTGCATGCGGAACAAGGATCGTCGTTGATCAACCATCTCCCAAGCCAGGAAGAGGGCAAACCACGTTAGACAAGCAAATGTGGTTGCACGCGCGCGGAAAACCGTCTCGCAGCTATCATTGTAGCCTTCGTTACAGCCATGACCAAGCTCACCATTGCCCCAAGCATAGACACGGAGCACGAATGAACTGAGGCAGAGCGCCGCAATCCAGAGACCGTAAACAACCATGTCAATGAAGAATTCGAGCGTGAAGATGCCGGTCCGTAGCGATTGGGGTGGCCGGCGAAGAATGTCCGGCACCGCGCGCTCGAAGCCCAGACCCATGTCGGGCATACCCGAAGTCGCCATGATGATCCACACGATTTCCACGGGAGTCAAGGGGAAGACTGAGAGGCCTGAACTATCCTTGAAGGCTAGGCCGACAAGGAGGGTAGTGGCTTGGGCGATATTCTCGGCCAAAACGTGGAGGACGAACTTCTGGATGTTGTCAAAGATGCGGCGCCCTTCTTCAATCGCCGCAACGATAGAGGCAAAGTTGTCATCGGCGAGAACAATGTCGGAAGCATCCTTGGCAACGTCAGAGCCAGACTGACCCATGGCAATGCCAACATCAGCACGGCGAAGCGAAGGAGAGTCATTGACGCCATCACCAGTCTATCGAGTGTCAGGTCATTCGCAGAACGAAACTCAACGCAGGAACTTACCATGGCGCAGAACTTCTTGCAGCGATGAAGGGCCTCGACCATCCGGACCTTTGTGTTTGGCGTGCATCGAGCTATAACCAGCGGCAGGACGGGTAGTTGGTCGACTTGGTCATCCGAGAGAGCATCAAATTGGGCAGCCGTCATGACCATGGCTCTTGCGACATCTGGGGAGACCATATCCATACGTGAGGGCAGGATGCCAACATCAATagcaatggccttggcagTTTCAGGGTGATCACCAGTCAACATGTGAACTGTTATGCCGGCCTTGTGGCATTCTTGCACGGCAGGGCCGGACTCAGGACGGGGAGGGTCGTAGAGGCCGATCAGGCCCCGGAAAACAAGGTCACACTCAACAGAAGCACGGTCAATCTCGTCTCCCTTCTTCAGGTTGACATGGCAGGGTTTGGATGCTAGAGCCAGGACGCGAAGCCCCATGCCAGCGAAAGCCTGCATGTTTCGAAGAATCTCCTGCTGGAACTCCTCACTCAGAGGAACCATGTCATCCGAATCGTTGGTGCAGTAGGTGGTGCACGCGTCAATAACACGCTCCACCGCGCCCTTGGTGAAGGCGAATAGCTTACCAGAGCAGTTGTCCTTCATCAGAGTAGACATACGCTTGACATCGGAGTCGAAAGGCAACTCAGCAACCTCGCTGTACTGGCTGTGCTCATCATGACCAACCAAGCGTAGGCGATTCCAGTCAAATCGAGAAGCAAACACCTGGATGGCAATCTCAGTGGGGTCACCTCGGCCGTGCCATTCACCATCCTTCTGGACGACAGTTGCGAGGTTAGCAAGAGATGCAACGCGCAGGAAGGCGGCAAGGGCGGTATTGCTTTGGGAGAGGAGCTCTTCGGCAGAAGCGACGGTGCCGCAGGCGTCGCCACCTTGCTTGAGGTTGATCTCGTGGGGCTGGCGTGGGTCGTAACGGATATCACCAGCGGTTGGGTCaaatggcgatgacgagTTCCCAATGGTGTAGGTTCCCTTGCCAGGCAACCATGCACCTCGAGCAACCATCTTACCCTGGGTTAGGGTGCCGGTCTTGTCAGAGCAAATGTCGGTAACAGCGCCCAAGGCCTCCAGAGACTTCAGGTTTCGAACAATGACATTCCGCTGAACCATTCGCTTCGTACCCGCAGCCATAGTGATGGTTAAGACAACAACCAAGCTCGCTGGAATCATGGACAAGCCTGTGGCGACGGCATAGATGATAACCTCCTGCCGGGAGTCGAATCTGTTGGCGGCGAGCACGATGATGGCACAGATGACGGCGATGCCAAACAGGATGATTGCGAGCTTAGAAAGCTTCTTCTGAAGCGGTGTACCAACATTGACACCAAGGAAACGTCCAATGGCGTCGGTCAAGGTCAGCGTATAGGCCTCAATATATCTGTGAGGCTTGGCGGAACCATCAGCCTTGCGCTTGACGGGACGGATCTTGCTGTCCTGCTTCTGAAGGGCAGAGGCGATGGCACCAATCTCTGTGGAGGCACCAGTTGCGAAGACCACGCCTTTGGCACGGCCCTTTGTGACGGTGGAGGAGCTATAGGCGACATTGAGACGGTCACCAGGGCCAGTGGCATCATCAAAGATGGCATCCTCGTTCTTACGAACCGGCAGGGACTCGCCTGTCAGGAGGGCTTCGTCGGTCTCAAAGTTGACTGCTTCGATCAGTCTACAGGAGTTAGCAACCAACGCAGCCGGCTATGGGGTTATGACCAACTCACCGGACGTCAGCAGGAATTGTATCGCCGGTCTTGATTTCGACTAGATCGCCAGGAACAATCTGGTCAGAGGGCACAATCTTGGAATTACCATCCCGGACAACGCTTGCGGTTGGAGACGCGAGAGAGCGCAGAGAATCCATCGTCTTCTCGGCCGAGTATTCCTGGAAGAAACCTACGACGACGTTGAGTAGAATTACGAATGTGATTACGCCACCCTCGATATAGGACTTGATTCCATAGGAGACAGCCATGGCGAGAATCAGGACCTGCGAAGTGACACAGTGAGCCCAAGTAGCGGTTGTGGATGCGAACATTAGGAGAAACCCACCATGGTCATAGCATTGGCGATCTGTGCGATGATAATCTTGATGGGATGGGTGCCCTCAGCTTCACCGAGATCATTCTTCCCGTACTTCTCGAGACGCATGTTGGCCTCTGCCTCGGTCAGACCGTTAATGGTGTTTGCGCCGAGCTCGTCGACGACTTGTTTGAAGGTGAGCGCATGGACAGGCCTGCTCATTGGCTCATTGCTCTGGCCTGAGAGATAGGCCTCAGCCAGTCGATCATTGGCCTTCGTAGACATGCCCATTGTCAATGGCAGGCGATGGTGATAGAAGCTCGAATTCGCAAATCTAAGGAGGAATCTGGATAAGTGCGACAAACCAGGAGGTTGGAGGAGGAAGTGAAATGGTCAAAGGAATAGTCAATTGGCGATTGAGCTGGAGTATGGAGTCTTAAACACTAACCATATGTTGGATACAAGTTCTGAAAAATTCAGGTATCGGACAGAGTAAGGGTTGTTTGTGGATGGATGCAACGCAACGACAGACAACCATTCTCATTCGATGGGAGCCCTCTAGGTTTTCCCAAGTGGGTTGCGTAGAGCCAAGAACATCTTGGCGATAATCAAGTCGGAAAAGGGCGGACGCGAATTGAATGCTGTTATGAATGTCAGGGAAGTATAGCAATCTACCATGATGCATGATCAACTTGGTAGCATTCGGATAATGTATGGAATCTAAAAATACAATTCCTTCTAAACATGTATCCAGAACTCAGTTTCTATCGTATGGCGAGAATTGCAACGGCATCCAAAACGCCCAGATCAGGTATGTTCTGTAGCCTTCCAGCTCCACTGGGCAGGGTAGCCGTTGTGATTACCTTTTATCTAGTCTTGGCGCCAGTGGGGTGAAGAGAATGACATTTGAGAGCTAGAAACATTATTCCAACATCAAGCAAGTGAGCCAGCCAAGCAAGCCAGCCAAGCGAATAACCCACTTGGGTAGTTTTACTAGGTTGCATGCCAAGGGAGAAAGTACTCGGAAATTGTCAATAGAGTTTAGCAAATTTTTTGTATCATAATAAATCATTATTCGTTATCAGTTATCAGAACAGGTAATTTAAATCTTATTAAAACAATAACTTCGTAAAAGTTATTGCTGAAATAACTTCAAAGCTTAAAATCCAATGCAACCTCATATATTATGTATCATGACGGCTCGGGATTATATTACACTATAGTTTCTCTTAGAGTGGATAATGCTGCAACTAGCACAAGGCCAGAACTGGGCTTCTCCCATCGTCTATTTTGTAACTGGCAACAGCGCAAACTGGCAGGGGTGTCAAGCCATAAATTAGTTACAAAGTGGATTCTTACTATAACCTTGTCTAATCAATTTGGCGCTATAAGCTCTGAGGCTTGGCCCAAGACATACTTGGTATTCTCCATTTAGGCGACAACTTGGAAGATTTTCGAGGTGAAACGAACAATATACTAGAAAATCTAAAATTACCGTTTATAAATAGTCCCTAATGTGAATCTGACTCGGTTTCGTTTACCTTCATTCAATTCACAGCCTTTCCACCAGCAGCTATTCACTACCACTAAGTGGCACTCTGCTTCAGATAAGCATCCACGGCTCCTCCCACAAATGGCGAATTCATCTCGGGGCACGGTTTGGCCGCTACTTACAAAGATCAAATTAAAGACAAATTTATTCTAGTGACTGATGGTACGTCTCAAAATagccttggagaagaagtctGTCCAGCAATTGCCGAATTTGAGTCCAAGCCTTCTGATTCTCGCGGGCCGCAATGCTGAAAAGCTCGAATTCACGACAAATGCCATTGCAAAGGTCAATCCCCAGGCAGCTACCAAAACTCTTAATCTAAATCTTCAATGTCCATTAGCGGTCAAGGAAGCAGCCAATATTGTTCATTCTCAGGATGGCGTGCCACACATTGACGTCTTCTGCCACAACGCAGCCATCATGGGTCCTGCATACGGAAATATAATGGACTGATTCGAGAGGCAGCTGGACCTTGCAGGTAAGCATTCGAGAGTTTCTATTTCAGGTTTAAGATATGTGCTAACTCGGATCCTTAAGACCACACCGGAGCGTATCTTTCGGACTGCCAGGTTGCGAATCCTTATGTGCACCCCGTTAGACCTTGGGCATGTAGTGAAGTCAAAGCTACGAAGCTCTGGAAGTAGACATAGCATTTTGCCAATGCGAAATTCTCATTCTATATTATTTAGGGTCAATTGCTTACAAACTTAGAATTGAGCATATCTCCTCTTGTAATCAACAAATAAATGCAgataaaaaaggtatattGTTCCGACTGATGGCGAATGTCTGCCGGCACGTAGCCCCTGGTCCGCTTCTCAAAGTTTACGGAGAGAGCGGTTTAACTACCATATTAGATTCTATATAGCAGTTAAGACTAAGcaaaagttaaaagctaaagcAATGAATAAGAAACGCAAAGTTCGTTGATGAGTACCACCTAATGAATGGCCTCGTAAATGCTGGCTGCTTAGCTCAGCGCCTATTTAGCCCAGCGATTGCCGAGCTGCCCCCCCATGAAAGTCGcttaagcttaaattataacATAAGGctaaatataagaaaatctCCAGAAGTTACATGTATTTTAACCCCTTCGTATTTGGGTATTTCCCTGCGTCTTATCCGAGCGCTGCGAATCCCAAGGCTTGCTGGTGAAAATGTAAAAGTTAGGGACTTGCACCTTTATGATCCAGTGTGATTGCTATTACTCTACATGTAGCAGCGCCTGGAGGATGCCACTATCTAAAGCCCACCATTAAAGTTCTTCGCTGCGTAAGTCAAACGATTTAAATTGAATAAAAACTAGTTCTTAAAAGCCCGTACTCTACATATCAACCACGAATATTGCAACTTTAATGACAGCTCAGAATAGTGGAAACAGGTTTTCGTCAATTTGGCGCGTCCATTGAAGATATCCTCCGCTAGTAATGGAACCAATATTGCTCCTAATATTACTCAATGTCACAGACAGATTGAGGCTATAAAACATTATTAGCCAAAGCTTTAAGCATGCTATTAGCCGCAGTTGTACTAAATTGGCTATATAGAGACATTGCTTCGACGTGTTATACAAGGTGGCATTGCCTCCGCATGTGATATAAGGTGTCACGCTCAAAATCTCCGTAAAAACCCGCAAAAACCCGTCACCGGTTAAATCTTTGTTTCCATGATTGCATGAAACATATGCAGCCCAGGGGTTTATTCCATCAATCGCAGATTTTAAACTTCCTACCAGGAacttctataaatatataagacgCTGGCAATTCCACCCATTAGACAGGTAGTCTGCTATCAATCAACTTCAATTCGTGATATAAGACATAGCAAAATGAAATCTTCAGCAAAGTTGACTCTTACAGTCCTCGGCTGCCTTGCTAGTGGTGTCCTTGGTCACGGGCAAGTCCAAAATTTCACCATCAACGGCGCGTACAACCAAGGCTTTATCCGTAtgcctcctttcttctttcagctCCCACTAAGCTAAGCAGTAACTGACATATGCGCTCCGAGTAGTTGATTACTACTATGACAAGGTCAACACTGGCAAGTTCCCCAATGTCGCAGGCTGGTACGCTACAAGCCCAAGATTAATGCTTGTATTCCCATTATAAACATTAGATTGCATTGCTTATACGGATGATATAGGTACGCTGAGGACCTAGATCTAGGCTTCATTGCCCCTGACGCATATACCACGCCTGACATAATCTGCCACAAGAACGCGGCACCTGGTGCAATCACTGCCACTATACCAGCTGGCGGCACCATAGTCTTTCAATGGGGCCCTGGCCCGTGGCCACACCAATACGGGCCTATTATTACGTACTTGGCTCAGTGCAGCGGGTCGTGCACAACTGTGGACAAGACAACGCTACGCTGGGTCAAAATTCAGGAGCAGGGTATCAATCTAACTACCCAAGTCTGGGCGAATCAGGTCCTTATCAACCAAGGCAGCAAGTGGAGCGTAACAATCCCATCAAGCCTCAAAGCCGGGAACTATGTCATCCGGCATGAAATTCTTGCGTATGTTGCTCCTTCTCGTCTATCCTCGATCATTAAACTAACATTCTCAGCGCTCATGGTGCCGAGAATGCAGATGGCATGCAGAACTATCCGCAGTGTATTAATCTGGCCGTCACTGGGTCGGGCACTAAGACGCTTCCTGCAGGAACTGCAGCAACTGCACTCTATAAGCCCACTGATCCCGGCATCTTGTTCAACCCTTATACAACAATCACCAACTACACAATCCCCGGCCCAGCCCTGTGGCAAGGCTAGACTTAGGGAATGCAGTTTAATATCTGTACTGAATTCTCATGTGGATAGAGAGGGAGGCACTTCGCTACAGAAACATAAGCCGTGAAACTGAGTGTTTATATCTTGAAGGATTGAAGGATTCAACTGTGTAAAAAAGAACTCGGGCAATCCTGTATAGCTATTTTCCAGTAACATATTGTCTCTAAGCTACAAAAGGTGATGCCTCTTGAGAGAGATTCCGGCTACTATACTTCCCTAGGCGTGGTAAGTACACATCGATAGCACGTGGCCGAAAAGTAGGACGGAATGGATGAAACAGAACCTCACTGAATCTTCAAAAGAACTGGATGATTAGATCTGAAACTGTATAGAGCAGTGCGCGCAGCCAGTGGCTTTGGTTGTTTTTGGCGGCTCTGCATCAGCCACGCTTAATCCGCGTCTATATCATTATACTATACTTAGGACAAGAGGGCGGGCGCTCATTCCAGCCTGGTCTATTTAGTTTCATATTCATGCAAGCAGGTACAAATAAACCAAGAATTAAGTAGGTACTACCTAGTAATGAGGACAGCCCCGCTTCTATTCCCCAGAATCATTTTGCGGAAGCTTCAATTGTTCTGCGTTGTGCGAAAGCCTATTTTCTCTATTGGTACAGAATCTACTAAGCCACTGTGTCATTAGCGACCCCTATAAGCTACATATAGCCAAACAAAGAATTTTTATTCTTCGTCTACGCGATATTTCAAGCTAACCAGCCGACCTAAACTGGACCAAAGCTGCAACGAACCGAAGAATGCGTGGGAGCAACGAGCTGCGCATGACGACATGTTACATCAATATTCCTATAATATCTTTCAATTAAGGGATGGGAATCAATCCGAGCGGGAAAACGAAATAAACACGCGTTATATAAGGCAAAAACATTCTAGTCACCCTGACGAATTGTGACTCTAGACCAGAGTTACAGTTCTAATCAAAGAACACGCTCGGAAGACGTGACAGCGCTTCTTTCTTCGGCCCTCCATATAGATGCTAGGGCCACTGTCAGCATACCACGATGCGTTCTGAAACAAGTAGTAGTACATCTTCCCCAGATCCTCAGCCGTCCACTCAACTTCTTACTGGTGCAAATCAAATTGTGAAATCATGGGGCATAAAAGAGTCCGGTTGTCAATTGGGGTATCGAGCGATCTCGACGCACTCCCACGAAATGTGTACAGGTAAGCACACAGCTTAACAGAGCGCTGATAAGAGCACGCTAAATGAGCCATAAGCTTCGCATACAGAATGGGAAATGAGTTCCGAATATGCCGCATTTGAGGGttatgaggatgaggacatTGAAGCCGAAATGGAGTGTGATGGCACTGATAAGCGTGAAGATCACTGGTGGAACTGCTTGATTCCATCATTTTTAAAGTGAGCAAGTTATATAGATATGTAGCATAGTACAATCGCTGTCTGTGCTCCCTGCTTCTGTCTTCAACACGCAGATTACGATTTCTAGCTCAACAGTCATAAGCAAGCTCTAGGGATGAATTGGATGATGCAGTTTTGTAATCGAATCTATGTATGCATCAGATTCTTTATCAGTAACTCATACGATTTTATTATCATTGACCCGTATTACAGTTGATGGGCCGTGCAGTAACTAGAATTATGCCTGTAAGGAGACAAATCGCACTGCTCATTCCAAATGAGTCTCATTGCTGGGCATGGTTGGGCATGCCTTTGTGGGGTAGAAATGCCCCGCAGAGGGAACTTGCTGTTGCGTAATGCTACAAGTCACGATATAGGAGGATTGGATGGATAATATCTTCCTGTTTACTCACAATGATGCGGGCGAGTCGCTTCATTCGGAGCAACACCGTGTAAACGATCCCCCTTCTTTATTTTGTGTGCGATTGAATAGCGCTGGTACCCCAGTATTTCTGGCGTGCGCAGAACTTGGAGTATGATATCGCGCGAGTGGATGACTGTATTGCGCAAGCTTGTTTGATAGTAGGACTACACCGCTATTACATGTACGCTGTTAGAAAGACATGGGCCATCGCAGATTGGTTATCGCCCCTCGCTCAATATCCGCGCTTCGAGGTGCGTTTACTATGCATCTTGAATCTCGATGAGGAATGTCCACAAGCAACTCCCATTTGCGAATGATCAATTGAACGCCGCGGCTAAGAATTTCAAACCATGCATGACCAGGCTATTTCATCATTATTGAAGGCGCGCGTGGAGAACGCGTACATGTATTGCGTGCTGATTGGCGTACGGATTACGCTCCGCGCACCAATCATACTGGACATGCAGCTAGGCATCTAGGCTACGGTGCGAAGCATCAAAGGCATACTAAATTTTCTAAAAGGATCATCGAGCCATTGAAGAAAATTAATGGGCCTTGCCCTAATGGCCGTGCTTAACGCCGCTTATGGCATGCTATCCAGTAATAGCATAGCAAGGAATCATCTAATGGCTAGTTCACACCTTCACCCAAGATGGTGCAATACCTATTGATATTGAAAGCGTGACCACAGCCTACTTGCCGATTTCGTGATATAATTCAGGCAGCAATTCCAGCAGAGAAAAACTCCCATCTCACTAGACAAGAGCCCATTTTTCTCTATTCATCTTCACCACGAAGACAAAGTTCCGGGATAGAGccggagcagcagctcaagggcATGTGCAATTATCAGATGCCTTCCGGCTTGGAGCTTACTGTCTGATTGGTGTGAAGGTGCATGCACCATGTGGCAGTTTCACGCGTATCTGGAGATGTCATTTTACCCACTTGTAAGTCGGTAGGCTCATATAGACTCGAGGATGACGGAGGAGGTGGACTGTACGCCGAGTTTGACGGTGGCGAAAGCCAATTGATGGAGGGCATGTGGTGATTCTTAGTTCCAAATATAGTGCTACTACAGAACTACAGAACGATGCTGTACCGTGTGAGGATCATTTCAAGGAAAATTCGGtgatcccttttttttctttttttgatgcTATATATCCTCGACGGCgtcaaatatatatatatatttcctGCTGTTGACTGTTGAAAGATCTTCATTATGACTCTCTCATAATTTAGTCGGCTAAGAATGGATAAAACACGACTTCCAACAATTGTCATCTACAAATATTAGAGCAATACAGTTAGCAGATAGAGGTCCTAGTGATTTATGTAGCTGTGCCAGGCACCGTCTCCCTCATTGGCCGTCACACAAACGGTAGCGCAATCTAACACTTAGTATACATCATGGATGATGGAATGATACATGCAAGCTTACGAGTGTTTCCCCAACAGAGAAAGCGGGTTTTAAAGGAAGCCTCTGTATTCCCGTCCTTCATAATTGCCGCTGCAGGTACTGTGTGGCACATTATGTCGGGTCTTCTTAATGAAGCAGGTTTCGctgcttaaaataataataataataataacaccATGAGCGAGACCCA
The Trichoderma asperellum chromosome 7, complete sequence DNA segment above includes these coding regions:
- the CEL61B gene encoding glycoside hydrolase 61 (EggNog:ENOG41~antiSMASH:Cluster_7.6~SECRETED:SignalP(1-21)~CAZy:AA9), which produces MKSSAKLTLTVLGCLASGVLGHGQVQNFTINGAYNQGFILDYYYDKVNTGKFPNVAGWYAEDLDLGFIAPDAYTTPDIICHKNAAPGAITATIPAGGTIVFQWGPGPWPHQYGPIITYLAQCSGSCTTVDKTTLRWVKIQEQGINLTTQVWANQVLINQGSKWSVTIPSSLKAGNYVIRHEILAAHGAENADGMQNYPQCINLAVTGSGTKTLPAGTAATALYKPTDPGILFNPYTTITNYTIPGPALWQG
- a CDS encoding uncharacterized protein (TransMembrane:10 (i81-99o105-124i303-324o330-355i798-819o835-856i876-903o923-945i974-995o1007-1026i)~antiSMASH:Cluster_7.6), with the protein product MGMSTKANDRLAEAYLSGQSNEPMSRPVHALTFKQVVDELGANTINGLTEAEANMRLEKYGKNDLGEAEGTHPIKIIIAQIANAMTMVLILAMAVSYGIKSYIEGGVITFVILLNVVVGFFQEYSAEKTMDSLRSLASPTASVVRDGNSKIVPSDQIVPGDLVEIKTGDTIPADVRLIEAVNFETDEALLTGESLPVRKNEDAIFDDATGPGDRLNVAYSSSTVTKGRAKGVVFATGASTEIGAIASALQKQDSKIRPVKRKADGSAKPHRYIEAYTLTLTDAIGRFLGVNVGTPLQKKLSKLAIILFGIAVICAIIVLAANRFDSRQEVIIYAVATGLSMIPASLVVVLTITMAAGTKRMVQRNVIVRNLKSLEALGAVTDICSDKTGTLTQGKMVARGAWLPGKGTYTIGNSSSPFDPTAGDIRYDPRQPHEINLKQGGDACGTVASAEELLSQSNTALAAFLRVASLANLATVVQKDGEWHGRGDPTEIAIQVFASRFDWNRLRLVGHDEHSQYSEVAELPFDSDVKRMSTLMKDNCSGKLFAFTKGAVERVIDACTTYCTNDSDDMVPLSEEFQQEILRNMQAFAGMGLRVLALASKPCHVNLKKGDEIDRASVECDLVFRGLIGLYDPPRPESGPAVQECHKAGITVHMLTGDHPETAKAIAIDVGILPSRMDMVSPDVARAMVMTAAQFDALSDDQVDQLPVLPLVIARCTPNTKVRMVEALHRCKKFCAMTGDGVNDSPSLRRADVGIAMGQSGSDVAKDASDIVLADDNFASIVAAIEEGRRIFDNIQKFVLHVLAENIAQATTLLVGLAFKDSSGLSVFPLTPVEIVWIIMATSGMPDMGLGFERAVPDILRRPPQSLRTGIFTLEFFIDMVVYGLWIAALCLSSFVLRVYAWGNGELGHGCNEGYNDSCETVFRARATTFACLTWFALFLAWEMVDQRRSLFRMQPDSKKYFTQWAHDVWRNQFLFWAVMLGFVTLFPVLYIPVINTKVFKHKGISWEWGIVFVAAALFFAGVETWKWCKRLFYRRQARKQHGVSWKDMDIEQRIFGAYLDLSSVSDGSLRNDVEASRQQKQPRQ
- a CDS encoding uncharacterized protein (antiSMASH:Cluster_7.6), whose protein sequence is MRSETSSSTSSPDPQPSTQLLTGANQIVKSWGIKESGCQLGYRAISTHSHEMCTASHTEWEMSSEYAAFEGYEDEDIEAEMECDGTDKREDHWWNCLIPSFLK
- a CDS encoding uncharacterized protein (EggNog:ENOG41~antiSMASH:Cluster_7.6), whose protein sequence is MVRLKIALEKKSVQQLPNLSPSLLILAGRNAEKLEFTTNAIAKVNPQAATKTLNLNLQCPLAVKEAANIVHSQDGVPHIDVFCHNAAIMGPAYGNIMD